The Spirosoma radiotolerans genome has a window encoding:
- a CDS encoding fibronectin type III domain-containing protein gives MKVFVTLLILLFSMWGSGLRAQSTTTPTATRPSTQTTVAKSDTYFELSMIGRSFGDSVVVRWAPHNVILYREINRSGGYILTRRSLGANGRLQVDFQKDIKAWTLDEWKQRVSRTDSLAAACAQLIYGKSSVLQSANDPVTLDKLMQQKSQDDFQLMFLLLLADENVRHATGMGLGYVDRAVKKGVQYFYYLTPRYNGKLLSVDEQKVLVSNTGTYSRPPMPIVRAEQQDRAIKLSWDRQVTDELFSAYYIERSADGGRTFRRLNRLPYTQAPIQSEQALYSYVDSLKQNYVKYQYRVVGISPFAERSIPSPVLTAQGVDLTPPVGVRNVQAKHLGGSKVRITWEQPSLSPDFAGYVIARGNDESKPLIPLTKQVLGKTVREYVDETANPYEKTFYKVMAIDTAKNSNPSMAAYCTFKDVTGPAKPKNLQGYIDTTGFVRIVWDPNKEPDILGYAVLMANQADHVFTNRTSSYLPTSVFDDRTTLTTLTKKLYYRVVAYDKNYNPSPPSDILELARPDKVAPASPVISDYVASDTAIALRWVASISEDVREQILFRRGANTETWHQISKLTPKLNSYVDQQVKPNTPYSYMLVAVDSAGLRSAESFPLNTNTLQMAPRPAKQLSVQVGPDGKTIILSWKHPDQYARFIIYRSNEAKLLRSYDAVNREQTFTDKAIQKGQYEYAIKVVYQDGRESGLSNRVKIDIK, from the coding sequence ATGAAGGTATTCGTCACACTTCTCATTTTGCTCTTCAGTATGTGGGGCTCTGGTCTGCGGGCCCAGAGCACAACTACGCCAACTGCGACCCGTCCTTCCACGCAAACAACAGTTGCTAAATCCGATACCTATTTCGAGCTATCCATGATCGGTCGGTCCTTTGGCGATTCGGTTGTGGTTCGGTGGGCACCGCACAACGTTATTCTATACCGCGAAATCAATCGCAGCGGAGGGTATATCCTGACTCGCCGGAGCCTGGGCGCCAATGGTCGGCTACAGGTCGATTTCCAGAAAGATATAAAGGCCTGGACGCTCGACGAATGGAAACAACGGGTTTCACGTACCGATAGCCTGGCGGCTGCCTGCGCCCAATTGATTTACGGCAAAAGCAGTGTACTCCAGTCGGCCAACGATCCGGTTACACTCGACAAGCTGATGCAGCAGAAAAGTCAGGACGATTTTCAACTGATGTTTCTGCTACTGCTGGCCGATGAAAACGTGCGTCATGCAACAGGCATGGGACTGGGCTATGTGGACCGGGCCGTCAAAAAAGGCGTACAGTATTTTTATTACCTCACCCCGCGCTACAACGGCAAGCTGTTATCCGTCGATGAGCAAAAAGTACTGGTCAGTAATACCGGCACGTATAGCCGACCACCCATGCCAATTGTTCGGGCCGAACAACAAGACCGGGCCATCAAACTTAGCTGGGATCGGCAGGTTACCGATGAACTGTTCTCGGCCTATTACATCGAACGTTCAGCCGATGGCGGACGAACATTCCGGCGACTAAATCGGCTGCCTTACACGCAGGCACCTATTCAGTCGGAACAGGCACTGTATAGCTACGTCGATTCGCTGAAACAGAACTACGTCAAGTACCAGTACCGGGTTGTGGGTATCTCGCCCTTTGCTGAGCGCAGTATCCCATCGCCTGTACTGACCGCGCAGGGTGTCGACTTAACTCCGCCTGTTGGGGTCAGAAATGTGCAGGCCAAACACCTGGGCGGCAGTAAAGTCCGCATTACCTGGGAACAACCCAGCCTGTCACCCGATTTTGCGGGGTATGTTATTGCGCGGGGAAACGACGAAAGCAAGCCATTGATTCCGCTGACAAAACAGGTGTTGGGGAAAACAGTGCGTGAATATGTCGACGAAACGGCGAACCCTTACGAGAAAACGTTCTACAAGGTGATGGCAATCGACACGGCGAAAAACTCGAACCCGTCGATGGCGGCTTACTGTACGTTCAAGGACGTGACCGGTCCGGCCAAGCCTAAAAATTTGCAGGGATACATTGATACAACAGGCTTCGTGCGGATAGTTTGGGACCCTAACAAAGAACCGGACATCCTGGGCTATGCCGTGCTGATGGCGAATCAGGCCGACCATGTGTTTACCAACCGCACCAGTAGTTATCTACCAACCAGTGTTTTCGATGACCGCACTACGCTAACTACCTTAACGAAAAAGCTTTATTACCGGGTTGTTGCCTACGATAAAAACTACAACCCCAGCCCTCCTTCCGATATTCTGGAATTGGCCAGGCCCGACAAAGTAGCCCCTGCCAGCCCCGTCATCAGCGACTACGTCGCCAGTGACACCGCGATTGCCTTGCGGTGGGTAGCCAGCATCAGCGAGGACGTACGGGAACAGATCTTGTTCCGGCGTGGCGCCAATACCGAGACCTGGCATCAGATCAGCAAGCTGACGCCAAAACTGAACAGTTATGTGGATCAGCAGGTAAAGCCGAACACGCCGTACAGCTACATGCTCGTAGCCGTCGATTCAGCCGGCCTGCGATCTGCCGAATCGTTCCCGCTCAATACGAATACCTTACAAATGGCACCCCGTCCGGCTAAGCAACTCAGCGTACAGGTAGGGCCCGATGGTAAGACCATCATCTTAAGCTGGAAGCATCCCGATCAATATGCCCGTTTTATCATTTATCGATCAAATGAGGCTAAGCTCCTGCGCTCATACGATGCCGTTAACCGCGAGCAAACCTTTACTGACAAAGCCATTCAGAAAGGCCAGTACGAGTACGCGATCAAAGTAGTCTATCAGGACGGGCGCGAGTCTGGCCTCTCGAACCGGGTGAAAATTGATATCAAATAG
- the cas4 gene encoding CRISPR-associated protein Cas4 yields the protein MTLTPSHIIEHLFCPRFTYFEYVLAIPQYEEKNYKVMRGRNLHDERLERNKDYLRKRVGRPGAPVTEKHTDQYLTNELMRGVVDEVLGFGDGTMAPLDYKFAEYKDKVYETYRTQLYCYAWLIEVNFGRLVDRGFLVYTRSNNRVVEVPITEEDKLDVKQAAEAIFTIIDRNFYPKATKAKARCVTCTYRNICIK from the coding sequence ATGACCCTCACCCCATCGCACATTATCGAGCATTTATTCTGTCCGCGCTTTACGTATTTCGAGTATGTTCTGGCGATTCCACAGTATGAAGAGAAAAATTACAAAGTCATGCGGGGGCGCAACCTCCACGACGAGCGACTGGAGCGTAACAAAGATTATCTGCGAAAGCGGGTGGGCAGACCGGGTGCGCCCGTGACGGAGAAGCACACCGATCAGTACCTAACCAACGAGCTGATGCGGGGCGTGGTCGATGAGGTACTGGGTTTCGGCGACGGCACAATGGCCCCGCTAGACTATAAATTTGCCGAGTATAAAGACAAGGTGTATGAAACCTACAGGACGCAGCTTTACTGTTATGCCTGGCTAATTGAAGTAAACTTTGGCCGCCTGGTCGACCGGGGCTTTCTGGTCTACACACGCAGTAACAACCGGGTTGTGGAGGTGCCCATTACGGAAGAAGACAAACTGGATGTAAAGCAGGCGGCCGAAGCTATTTTCACCATTATCGACCGTAATTTTTACCCAAAGGCTACTAAAGCGAAGGCACGTTGTGTAACTTGCACATACCGCAATATTTGCATCAAATAA
- the cas2 gene encoding CRISPR-associated endonuclease Cas2 encodes MIIWVLYDIGKDKARTKAAKRCQQAGLYRVQFSCFLGTLTQNQKDTLQLQLEELIDEETDKVYIFPMSRGELQQTALLGQAFDKKLVTDEIRALFF; translated from the coding sequence ATGATTATTTGGGTACTCTACGATATCGGCAAGGATAAGGCGCGTACGAAAGCCGCCAAACGGTGTCAGCAGGCGGGTTTGTATCGGGTGCAGTTTTCGTGCTTTCTGGGGACGCTGACGCAAAATCAGAAAGACACGCTGCAACTGCAGTTGGAAGAACTCATCGACGAAGAAACGGACAAGGTCTATATTTTTCCGATGAGCCGGGGCGAATTACAGCAAACAGCCCTGCTGGGGCAGGCATTCGACAAGAAGTTGGTAACCGACGAAATACGAGCTTTATTTTTCTGA
- the cas1 gene encoding CRISPR-associated endonuclease Cas1 gives MQLHISTYGTYLHVKDAMFDVRRKGEDGKVINATYSAEKVTHILLATGTMLSTDAVRLAMRHNVDIVFIEQQGDPIGRVWHAKLGSTTKIRKRQLEASLGPDGLRWVRSWLLAKLDNQLGFIRSLKKHRPQHADFLDDKLIRTEALALSINTLASATGSATCVADVADTLRGLEGTAGRLYFETLSYVLPKEYQFNGRSSRPAQDAFNAFLNYGYGMLYGKVEKTLMMAGLDPYVGFLHRDDYNQLSMVYDFIEPYRGWVDEVVFRLFTAKKVNKSHVSEVSGSKTGQSLNTDGKSLLVNAFNEFMDNDPIRYRGRNLVRSHCMQLDAHQFANELIGKTGGLPDLIKL, from the coding sequence ATGCAACTCCACATCAGCACCTACGGAACCTATCTGCACGTCAAAGACGCCATGTTCGATGTTCGTCGGAAGGGCGAAGATGGCAAAGTCATCAACGCCACGTATTCGGCGGAGAAGGTAACGCATATATTGCTGGCTACGGGCACAATGCTCAGTACCGACGCCGTGCGGCTGGCTATGCGTCATAATGTCGACATCGTATTTATCGAACAACAAGGCGATCCTATTGGCCGGGTCTGGCACGCCAAGCTCGGCAGTACCACCAAAATCAGAAAGCGACAGTTAGAGGCCAGTTTAGGGCCCGATGGGTTGCGGTGGGTCCGGTCGTGGTTGCTGGCTAAACTGGATAACCAACTGGGGTTTATACGGAGCCTGAAAAAACACCGGCCGCAACACGCCGATTTTCTGGACGACAAACTGATTCGAACAGAGGCCCTGGCCTTGTCGATCAATACACTGGCGTCGGCCACTGGATCGGCAACCTGCGTAGCCGATGTGGCCGATACCCTGCGGGGCCTGGAAGGCACGGCGGGCCGGTTGTATTTCGAGACGCTGAGTTATGTATTGCCTAAAGAATACCAGTTCAACGGGCGGAGCAGTCGCCCGGCGCAGGATGCCTTCAACGCCTTTCTGAACTATGGCTACGGCATGTTGTACGGTAAAGTAGAGAAAACACTGATGATGGCCGGGCTTGACCCGTATGTGGGCTTTTTACACCGCGACGATTACAATCAGTTGAGCATGGTTTATGACTTCATCGAACCCTATCGGGGTTGGGTCGATGAGGTGGTGTTTCGGTTGTTTACGGCCAAAAAAGTCAATAAGTCACACGTGAGTGAAGTGTCGGGCTCAAAAACGGGACAATCGCTCAATACCGACGGAAAATCACTGTTGGTGAATGCTTTCAACGAATTTATGGACAATGATCCCATTCGGTACCGAGGCCGCAACCTCGTCAGAAGTCATTGTATGCAGCTCGATGCGCATCAGTTTGCGAACGAACTGATCGGAAAAACGGGCGGTCTGCCCGATCTCATAAAGCTATGA
- a CDS encoding CRISPR-associated endonuclease Cas6, producing MTTTPPQTLIPITTITFPEIALRTRDAHKLRGYFGELFKAHSPLLHNHLESDAGTDGGVAVKFRYAYPLVQYKVLNHIPTLVGLGEGATLLTQLFLQMREVQIENQTFPVLSKHIRHEQIPIGIADDLIEYRFETLWMALNQDNFRDYRRYAEAEQQAQLKRVLTSQLLALFREFGLWLQPHERILVRLSVEERTTQFKNQTMVAFTGGFLANVILPDGIGLGKAVSRGFGAIQRVKERMSERVAGT from the coding sequence ATGACCACCACACCCCCCCAAACCCTAATCCCGATCACCACCATCACCTTTCCCGAAATCGCGCTTCGGACTCGCGATGCGCATAAGTTGCGGGGGTATTTCGGGGAGTTGTTTAAGGCCCATTCGCCCCTGTTGCACAATCACCTGGAAAGCGACGCCGGAACAGACGGGGGCGTGGCTGTGAAGTTTCGCTACGCCTATCCGCTGGTGCAATACAAGGTGCTCAATCATATACCCACCCTCGTTGGGCTGGGTGAGGGCGCTACCTTGCTCACGCAGTTGTTTTTACAGATGCGGGAAGTACAGATCGAAAATCAGACCTTCCCCGTACTGAGCAAGCACATTCGGCATGAGCAAATCCCCATCGGCATTGCAGACGACCTAATCGAGTATCGGTTCGAAACGCTCTGGATGGCCCTCAATCAGGATAACTTCCGCGACTATCGACGCTATGCCGAAGCCGAGCAACAGGCACAACTAAAACGGGTACTCACCAGTCAATTACTGGCCCTGTTCCGGGAGTTTGGCCTGTGGCTGCAACCTCACGAACGTATTCTGGTTCGGCTATCGGTAGAGGAACGGACAACGCAGTTCAAAAACCAGACAATGGTCGCGTTTACAGGGGGCTTTCTGGCCAACGTCATCCTGCCCGATGGCATCGGACTGGGAAAAGCCGTATCGCGGGGGTTTGGGGCTATACAACGAGTGAAAGAGCGAATGAGTGAAAGAGTGGCTGGCACATGA
- the cas3 gene encoding CRISPR-associated helicase Cas3', translating into MADSCRLLLQSRVTNFDLPDGLLADVGYLAGVCHDIAKGTRYFQHYLLTPNHERIGPKEHALLSSLLAKQVVTQYLLPFELTSIDRQLLPYLVFTAVKRHHGNLNDFREELSLESKVEILCEQIEVFDDEPLIQEILDKLMTVVSFKFDWQSFKQYVRKKEFVDEYLGVGHRLLRTNGLYAKSDPDTKNRYYYWHQLFYGTLLLSDKSDVILKGITGQGAERPSLSALESYRKRRGFDSPRTALDGLKNQAYHETLANLDRIFSVNQHLYSITLPTGLGKTLTSLAVGLAMQQKLSLLAGRLVITIPFTSIIDQNFSVFQEVFSNPTSDILLKHHHLAEPAYKVKDDTVEDDTEEEKTKKTLDQDKSQFLIETWQSGIVVTTFVQLLESLFSNDKTKLLKLPNLANSVIILDEIQQIKYELWPLIRQAFMTLGERYNCYFILMSATQPLIFTPGEEIQELVPNYKDYFRSPHFNRTKLINRARQEVSFAEFKQDVIDYCIDNPAKNMLVILNTKQSTLDCFKAVSGTLDEEATDVYYLTTLITPFERKRIIDRIKTYKGPKQQVIISTQLIEAGVDVSVHTVFRVRCPLDSIIQAAGRANRYNEKEFASEVFLYNITELKAISGKVYGGDLLVKTDNVLKGVDETDEHGYLELIEAYFKEIKKQADVLVSPYLTALQALDFAKVGAFEFVDEQDTESVYIQLNEEAENLWGQYVDISNEKDLKPYERKRKFALIKARFYEYVVNVPLPYEASGVKAKTIVFDEEKENFFYVSHRKNPSTCYRYEYDDFRNNTGYVPIARQLTYNH; encoded by the coding sequence GTGGCCGACTCATGCCGTCTACTGTTGCAAAGTCGGGTAACTAACTTTGATTTGCCAGACGGCTTACTGGCTGATGTTGGCTATTTGGCCGGGGTGTGCCACGATATAGCCAAAGGAACGAGGTATTTTCAGCATTATCTTTTGACTCCTAATCACGAGCGTATTGGCCCCAAAGAACACGCCTTGTTGTCATCATTGCTGGCTAAACAGGTTGTTACACAATACTTGCTACCATTTGAGTTGACAAGTATTGATCGCCAACTGCTCCCGTATCTGGTGTTTACAGCGGTAAAGCGACATCATGGAAATTTGAATGATTTTAGGGAAGAGTTATCTCTTGAATCGAAAGTCGAAATTTTATGTGAACAGATTGAGGTTTTTGATGATGAGCCGCTGATTCAGGAAATTCTGGATAAGTTGATGACCGTAGTGAGTTTTAAGTTCGACTGGCAGTCTTTCAAACAATATGTTAGAAAAAAAGAGTTTGTTGATGAGTATTTGGGTGTAGGACACAGATTGTTGAGAACAAACGGCTTATACGCTAAATCAGATCCCGATACTAAAAATCGGTACTATTATTGGCATCAGTTATTCTACGGAACGCTGCTTCTTTCCGATAAGTCAGACGTAATTTTAAAAGGAATTACTGGTCAGGGGGCAGAACGGCCATCACTTTCCGCTTTAGAGAGTTACCGAAAACGGCGCGGATTTGACTCGCCAAGAACGGCACTGGATGGGCTAAAAAATCAGGCTTATCATGAAACACTGGCTAATCTGGACCGGATATTTTCGGTAAACCAGCATCTGTATTCAATCACGTTACCTACCGGTTTAGGCAAAACGTTGACCTCACTGGCTGTTGGGCTGGCTATGCAGCAAAAGCTGAGTTTGCTGGCTGGTCGTCTCGTTATTACAATTCCGTTCACGTCAATTATCGACCAGAACTTCAGTGTATTCCAGGAAGTCTTTAGCAATCCAACATCGGACATTCTACTCAAACATCACCACCTAGCCGAACCGGCCTACAAGGTTAAGGATGATACTGTTGAGGATGATACAGAGGAAGAGAAAACGAAAAAAACACTGGATCAGGATAAAAGTCAGTTTTTGATTGAAACATGGCAGTCGGGGATTGTTGTGACAACCTTCGTTCAGTTATTGGAATCGCTCTTTTCCAATGACAAAACGAAATTGCTCAAACTGCCTAATCTCGCTAACTCGGTCATTATTCTGGATGAGATTCAGCAGATTAAGTACGAACTATGGCCGCTCATTCGGCAGGCATTTATGACGCTTGGCGAACGCTATAATTGTTACTTCATTCTGATGTCGGCGACACAACCATTAATTTTTACGCCAGGTGAAGAGATTCAGGAGCTGGTGCCGAACTACAAAGATTATTTCAGAAGCCCGCATTTTAACCGGACTAAACTTATTAATCGCGCTCGTCAGGAAGTCAGTTTTGCCGAGTTTAAGCAGGATGTGATTGATTACTGCATAGACAATCCAGCGAAAAACATGCTAGTAATTTTGAACACCAAGCAATCTACACTAGACTGTTTTAAGGCTGTATCAGGGACTCTAGACGAAGAGGCAACCGATGTTTATTACCTAACAACATTGATCACACCCTTTGAACGAAAGCGAATTATTGACCGGATTAAAACCTACAAGGGGCCAAAGCAACAGGTTATTATTTCAACCCAGCTTATTGAAGCTGGCGTTGACGTTTCGGTTCATACCGTTTTTCGTGTTCGATGTCCGCTTGATTCTATCATTCAAGCGGCTGGTCGGGCCAATCGTTATAATGAGAAAGAATTCGCAAGCGAAGTATTTCTGTATAACATAACAGAGTTGAAGGCTATAAGTGGTAAAGTTTATGGAGGAGACCTTCTGGTAAAAACAGACAATGTACTTAAGGGGGTAGATGAAACAGACGAGCATGGTTATCTAGAACTCATTGAAGCCTATTTTAAGGAAATTAAGAAACAGGCCGATGTACTAGTATCTCCCTATCTAACTGCCTTACAGGCACTAGACTTTGCAAAGGTTGGAGCTTTTGAATTTGTCGACGAACAAGACACCGAGTCTGTCTATATACAGCTTAATGAAGAAGCGGAAAATCTTTGGGGCCAGTATGTTGACATAAGTAATGAAAAAGATTTAAAGCCTTACGAGCGAAAACGAAAATTTGCCCTTATCAAAGCCAGATTTTATGAGTACGTAGTGAACGTACCCCTGCCTTATGAAGCCAGTGGTGTAAAGGCCAAGACCATAGTTTTTGATGAAGAGAAAGAAAACTTTTTCTACGTATCGCACCGCAAAAATCCATCTACCTGTTACAGATACGAGTATGATGATTTTCGTAACAATACTGGATATGTCCCAATTGCACGGCAACTAACCTACAACCACTAA
- the cas5b gene encoding type I-B CRISPR-associated protein Cas5b, whose protein sequence is MNDNRLIVFELSGEYGHFRKFNTTTSPLTYPIPTRTALTGVLGAVLGVERETAPGRFTNNVLPVQELFGTDACQLAVQLLAPVKKVNIGFNLLDTGNSFYEIRKSGRTQIEFELLKNPAFRVFVRLKDEGLFDRLADRLINRSHHFTPYLGLSQFTANLQDVRVTRGSVRTATAGYVPVQSTVNLSLLTTTPPIEFDQTAHYYVETMPIELSRDRVVMRYGEVLVNADVGSVMVQANEWFETPDFGNILFL, encoded by the coding sequence ATGAACGACAACCGCCTGATCGTCTTTGAGTTGTCGGGCGAATACGGTCATTTTCGCAAGTTCAACACCACTACATCACCGTTAACATACCCAATCCCAACCCGAACAGCCTTAACGGGCGTTTTGGGGGCTGTGTTGGGCGTTGAGCGGGAAACGGCTCCCGGTCGATTCACCAACAATGTCTTGCCTGTTCAGGAGCTTTTCGGTACCGATGCCTGTCAGTTGGCCGTCCAGCTACTTGCGCCCGTCAAAAAGGTGAACATTGGCTTTAACCTGCTGGATACGGGCAATTCGTTTTATGAGATTCGCAAAAGTGGACGTACCCAGATCGAGTTTGAGCTTCTCAAGAATCCAGCTTTTCGGGTATTTGTTCGGCTCAAAGACGAGGGACTGTTTGATCGGTTAGCCGATCGGTTGATCAACCGTTCGCACCATTTTACGCCCTACTTAGGATTGAGTCAGTTTACCGCAAACCTTCAGGACGTGCGTGTTACACGGGGTAGCGTTCGTACCGCTACGGCTGGGTACGTACCTGTACAATCGACCGTGAATCTATCGCTACTGACCACAACGCCCCCCATTGAGTTTGATCAGACGGCGCATTATTATGTGGAAACGATGCCCATCGAACTGAGTCGTGACCGAGTGGTAATGCGTTATGGCGAGGTGCTTGTTAACGCCGATGTCGGTTCGGTCATGGTTCAGGCTAATGAGTGGTTTGAAACACCTGATTTTGGCAATATTCTATTTCTCTGA
- the cas7b gene encoding type I-B CRISPR-associated protein Cas7/Csh2, translating to MTTLSNRTEILFLYEIENANPNGDPLNENRPRYDSEENRVLVSDVRLKRTIRDYWYEYKGYNGTDGKDIFVRETTYEDKGKTFVSDGKRRAKAFQESKQTVLDQCIDVRTFGGVLPLDKDSITLVGPTQFQMGKSLNKTDIVTEQGTGAFASGDGKGQATFRTEYKVPYALIGFNGIINEKAAAYSQMTDDDKALLLEGIWEGTKNLISRSKFGQTPLLLITVEYNEPYYIGGLRQRLKLITEKNEMQLRSTDDYTLDVSVLMAELVSQKDKISSVTVRIDPRLKTSQPLTNGLLTL from the coding sequence ATGACTACCCTAAGCAACCGTACCGAAATCCTGTTTCTCTACGAAATCGAAAACGCCAATCCCAATGGCGACCCACTAAACGAAAACCGTCCTCGGTATGACTCCGAAGAAAATAGAGTATTGGTTTCGGATGTTCGTCTGAAGCGTACTATTCGGGATTACTGGTATGAGTACAAAGGCTATAATGGCACAGATGGGAAAGACATTTTTGTGCGCGAAACCACCTATGAAGACAAGGGCAAGACGTTTGTTTCAGACGGAAAACGTCGGGCAAAAGCTTTCCAGGAAAGCAAGCAGACGGTTCTAGATCAGTGCATCGATGTACGAACCTTTGGCGGTGTTTTACCTCTCGACAAAGACTCGATTACACTGGTTGGCCCAACGCAGTTTCAGATGGGCAAATCGCTTAACAAGACGGACATCGTGACCGAACAAGGCACGGGTGCGTTTGCCTCGGGCGACGGAAAGGGACAGGCAACATTCCGTACGGAATATAAAGTGCCTTATGCCCTGATTGGCTTCAACGGAATCATCAACGAGAAAGCGGCTGCTTATTCGCAAATGACCGATGATGACAAAGCGTTGCTGCTGGAAGGAATCTGGGAGGGTACTAAAAACCTGATTTCACGCTCTAAGTTTGGGCAAACCCCTCTGCTGCTGATCACCGTCGAATACAACGAACCGTACTACATCGGTGGATTACGGCAACGGCTGAAACTGATTACAGAAAAGAACGAAATGCAACTGCGTAGTACCGATGACTACACGCTTGACGTATCTGTTCTGATGGCTGAACTTGTTTCCCAAAAAGATAAAATCAGTAGCGTAACGGTACGGATAGACCCTCGGCTGAAAACGTCGCAACCACTCACCAACGGACTTCTTACGCTATGA
- a CDS encoding TIGR02556 family CRISPR-associated protein — MQDKAVAAIGRLALQKSGQAEPYQLYVENMFPGAGVNYDVLLAVFSFTTEDSQLVCRFEGVDTEKANETSYQKYVYRKGAANGGDVTFTTKAGDLAKKLNTLVGNQVKKAIALCRVSNYQYDLGMLLSLQDRLTNDYDTILLALQNAYTLMDKKRQQASGLSFRFEFDGERKYLADFPIFQQQVLLHGTSGKSEKYNVTSQGTNQLCSICLENKPLLHGFASPFKYATVDKPGMVSGFFSRRNNWKNYPICSDCSLDFEYGQKYVAQKLKKYFYGTSYYMIPKTVRSQDKEVLEEALATIDSFEYILKEAGQIRFAEDDLMRLLGDSGGGDAFSLNLMFFEENPTTKAIKIKLLLEEILPSRFRKLFSEVPGKVNPNPLYKGVDGTSKDPSNLTFSFGLFKLFYEDDFYAIVNDVFVGQPINRLTLYGRFMKIIKDSYFNTSFVNKVPQTPKLLILKAHLLLNYLSQLSLITTNQTIHMQSEELTEEIRPDEKYGRAFDEVLFRQFVKDNIGAFLQNDAQVGVFALGVLVKLLLNIQRNKLNGASPFENKLKGYNLNAENLRTIYRETLDKLEKYRKPGKRYDELRQIISDYFIINSHRLSLMPNNELSFYFVAGLEMAYKFRTAKAQTQEELDDQTEN, encoded by the coding sequence ATGCAGGATAAAGCAGTTGCTGCTATTGGGCGGCTAGCCTTACAAAAGAGCGGACAAGCTGAGCCGTATCAGTTGTACGTGGAAAATATGTTTCCCGGCGCAGGGGTTAATTATGATGTCTTGCTGGCTGTATTTTCATTCACTACCGAAGATAGCCAACTTGTGTGCCGCTTCGAAGGGGTTGATACAGAGAAAGCGAACGAAACATCGTATCAGAAGTACGTATATCGAAAGGGAGCCGCTAATGGCGGGGACGTAACATTCACAACGAAAGCGGGCGATTTAGCGAAGAAACTCAACACGCTGGTTGGCAATCAGGTCAAGAAAGCCATTGCGCTATGTCGGGTTTCCAACTATCAATACGACTTAGGCATGTTACTGTCTTTGCAAGATCGCCTTACGAATGACTATGACACGATTCTGCTGGCCTTACAAAATGCGTATACTCTGATGGACAAGAAACGGCAGCAGGCATCCGGGTTAAGTTTCCGTTTCGAGTTTGATGGGGAACGTAAGTACCTCGCTGACTTCCCCATTTTTCAACAACAGGTTCTGTTGCATGGCACGTCGGGTAAATCAGAAAAGTATAACGTAACCTCGCAGGGAACTAACCAGCTTTGCTCGATCTGTCTGGAAAATAAGCCTTTGCTGCACGGTTTTGCGTCGCCATTCAAATATGCCACAGTTGACAAGCCGGGGATGGTCAGTGGGTTCTTCAGCCGGCGTAACAACTGGAAAAACTATCCTATCTGCTCTGACTGCTCGCTTGATTTTGAGTATGGCCAGAAGTATGTAGCGCAGAAGTTGAAAAAGTACTTCTACGGCACCAGCTATTACATGATTCCTAAAACGGTACGAAGTCAGGACAAGGAAGTATTGGAAGAGGCATTAGCCACAATCGATTCGTTTGAATATATACTTAAGGAAGCAGGTCAGATTCGATTTGCAGAAGATGATCTAATGCGCTTGCTTGGTGATTCTGGAGGAGGTGATGCCTTTAGCTTAAATCTGATGTTCTTTGAGGAAAATCCGACTACGAAAGCTATTAAGATTAAATTATTACTAGAGGAAATTCTTCCTTCTCGATTCCGTAAACTATTCTCTGAGGTTCCGGGGAAGGTGAACCCAAACCCGCTTTACAAAGGAGTTGATGGGACAAGCAAAGACCCCTCTAATTTAACATTCTCATTTGGTTTGTTTAAGCTGTTCTACGAAGATGATTTTTACGCAATTGTTAATGATGTGTTTGTGGGGCAGCCGATAAATCGACTGACACTATATGGCCGTTTCATGAAGATTATTAAAGACAGCTATTTCAATACGTCTTTCGTGAATAAGGTCCCGCAAACCCCAAAATTGCTCATTCTCAAAGCACACCTACTACTCAACTACCTCTCACAGCTATCCCTTATTACCACAAACCAAACCATACATATGCAATCAGAAGAACTAACAGAAGAAATTCGACCAGATGAAAAATATGGTCGTGCTTTTGATGAAGTGCTATTCCGGCAGTTTGTCAAAGATAACATTGGAGCCTTTCTACAGAATGATGCTCAGGTAGGAGTATTTGCCTTGGGTGTCTTAGTTAAACTGTTGTTAAACATTCAGAGAAATAAGCTTAATGGAGCGTCGCCATTTGAGAATAAGTTGAAGGGCTACAACTTAAATGCAGAAAATCTCAGAACCATTTACCGAGAAACACTTGACAAGTTGGAGAAATATCGGAAACCTGGAAAACGGTATGATGAGTTACGCCAAATTATTAGTGATTACTTTATTATTAACAGCCATCGCCTATCATTGATGCCTAACAATGAACTGTCATTCTACTTCGTAGCAGGCTTAGAAATGGCATATAAATTTCGCACAGCAAAAGCACAAACACAGGAAGAATTAGACGACCAAACCGAAAACTAG